GAGGAGGTACAGGGCATCCACATGATTTTGATTGATTTTAAATCAATTATTGGGGGGGGATGAATCGACCTGTTCTGAATGTTGTGGGGGGACATTTCTCCCCTGCCAATTACAAGCATCATTTACTTTACTTTTCAATGAACTGTTATACCTTTTCAAAAAGTGATTCATTGCCCACCTTCCCTACAGAATCGCATGCTCCATCCATGACAGTGTGGGGGTCCAGATTGAAGCGCTGCATGGGGCCTATTGTCTACACGGCTCCACCAGATGGTGGCTGGGGCTGGGTGGTGGCGGTCTCCTTCTTCCTGGTGGAAGTGTTCACCTACGGAGTCATCAAGAGCCTGGGCATCTTCCTCCAGGACCTGATGGGGGAGTTTGGGGAGAGCAACAGCCGAGTCTCTTGGATCATCTCCATCTGTGTCTTCGTCATGGCCTTCACTGGTGAGACTAGGGGCAGCATCAGGGTCTAGGGCTGGGGTGTTTTTGGAGAGCTGCTGGGTGTGCGGGCATTTGTTACTGGCCCAGCACTGATTGAAATAATCAGATTTGTGCTAAGCTGAATCAATGCTGGGCTAGAACGACAGGCTCAGGAGCTCAAAATAAATACTTTTAAAGGTGACAACACTGTGATAACACTCAGCTACAAAAGGTCAGATGCTCTAAAGTGTGCTAACCAGAAATACCTGTCCCCTTTCAGCTCCTCTCGCTTCTGTGATGACCAACCGGTTTGGCTTCCAGACAGTTGTTATGATTGGTGGACTCCTCGTATCCATAGGAACCATCGCCAGTGGCTTCACCAAATCCATCAACGAGATGTACATCACCATCGGACTCGTTGCAGGTattagaaacaaacacacacacacaattgaccatcacaactgtcacagtgccaccagtgtttcaccaGTGTGCTTGTGTCCTCTTCCCTCCACAGGTCTGGGGTACTGTCTGACCTTCCTGCCCACCATTACTCTCCTGTCCCAGTACTTCTCCCACCGACGCTCCCTGGTCACAGCTGTCGCCTCCACAGGAGAGTCCTTCTCTGTGTTCGCGCTCGCCCCAGGTAAAAGGTCACAAGGGGACTTGAACACTGCTTACTAGCTAGCAAAATGTATCTTAAAAAACAGCTAATATTTCAGTTTACCAACCTTCCCATTCTCTTAATCTTACTTCTCTCAATTGCTTTTTCATTTCACATTAACCCGCATTTAATTTTAGGATGGATTGCAAACCCTGACCACCATTTGaaacactctcctctctgttctcccctctgctcctcagcCTTCTCTGCTCTGAGGGACTGTATCGGCTGGCGTTACACCCTGGTGGTGATCGGAGCTCTAcagggcatcatcatcatctgtggAGTTCTGCTAAGACCCATCATCATCAGACCTGGACCAGCCACGGAGACAGAAACTGATGGACTGGCTGACAAAGAGCTGAAGGCTCTGAACACAGAGGAGGAGTACTACAGTAAGGAGAGGTTGTACATTAAGGGCAGTTCATATGCTAAGGATGGGTCTTACACACTGCAGAGTGATAGCAAGCTGGCTCATCATTACTCCCTGAGCTCTGGAGAGTCTGTAAACTCTGCAGTTCAGTCCCCCCATCACCAGGTCCTGGAGGACGGCAGTAAGGcaggggaggagatagaggaggaggcgTCTTCACAGAGGTGCTTAGGAAGCAagaagaaggagatggagaaggacgaggagaaggaggagaagcagACACAAACACTATCCCCCCAGAAACTCCTTGACTTCTCCATGTTAAGAGAAGGCAGCTTCATCTGCTACGCTCTCTTCGGCCTTTTTGCCACATTGGGTTTCTTCGCCCCTCAGCTCTACATCATCGAGCTGAGTGTGAACCGTGGCGTGATGCGTCACCGCGCCGCCCACATGCTCTCCGCCATGGCCTTTGCCGAGATCTTCGGCCGCCTCTCCATTGGTTGGGTGCTAGGCAGGAAGCTGTTCAGAGGCAGGAAGCCCCTGGTGCTGCTGGGATGTGTAGTTCTGCTGTGCCTGGTGCTGGTGGCCTTTACCCTGGTGTGGGAGTTCTGGGGCCTGGCCGTGTGTTGTGGGTTCTATGGGTTTTTTATAGGCACCGTGTCGTCGACACATATACCCATGCTGGCAGAGGAGGATGTGGTGGGCATAGAAAGGATGTCGTCAGCTGTGGGGGTCTATGTGTTTATACAAAGCTTCGCTGGGCTGGCGGGACCACCTCTGGGAGGTAAGAGATGCATTCAAATCTCTTTTTCACAGCCCTCTGTCATGTCAcatctcttttgctctctctgaTATGTAGCACCAGTTTTATTTTCATTGTCATCAAAGGAAAATAACACAAACTTGCTTAATTTGTGCATCATTTTAATGAATGAGTTTGTTTAACATATACAATGTATATTGTGTTCTCTCAGGTGTTCTTGTGGACCTGACTCAGAACTACGGCTCAGCGTTCTACTCCTGTGCGGTGGGTATGAGTCTAGGGGCTGTGTTCCTGGGTCTGGTACGACCAGCCAAGAGAGGCCTGCTCTGCTGCAGCACAACCAGgcctcagagcatttcgtattattctgtatgtaaatccgagacactaCATTtactatgatatgttacatttcgtacggtatgtattaatttgtggaagtTCATCATCCATATCATATGATATGGTACAAATTACAATTCATATtttatgttatgaatttgcaaaacgtatgatatgttacaaaatCTCGCTAGGTGGCCAGattgctaacattagctagctcgcTAACATTAACTAggctaggagttagggttagggttaagatttaggatggttaaggttagggttagctaaagtggttaaggttaggtgaagggttagctaaaatggttaGGGTTTTTacttacagaataatatgaagtgctctgagaccaggttgtacAGCAGGAGGGGGCATCAGAACCTCCCAGAACCCATGCAGGTGGGGCCGGGGAACCCTGTACCTCAGCGAGAGGGGAAGGAGGCCCAGGACAGAGACAGTCCTCAGGACTTCCTAGAAGTTAACCTTGATATGGACCAGAAAACGTTACTGAAAAAGGCCAACAGATGACAATCTCTACATGAAAAGACATCACAAAGGTCAGAAGGAAATCCCATAAGAGTCTGAACTGAAGTCTCAGTTGAACTAGTGCTGATTGAGATAAATCAGACAAATGTTTGAATAAAGATGTAGACTGCCAAGGACTATCTATCCTGTGATTTCAGATCTGGTTTTGGGTGTCTGGAGAGTGGCTCACACTGAACAAAGGaaatcccaatcacggccggttatgatacagcctgaaatcgaaccagggtgtctgtagcgacgctgaaatgcagtgccttagaccgctacgccACACGGGAGCCCATGAACATGAACACACTGTTTTGGCTCATGGTATTGTAAGAGAGGATACAAACAATATGTAGATACATGAAGTCAGCTGGGAAAAAACAATAACACCATGACATCATGTTGTATTCAATTACTTTTTCAACTTCACTTTACATTTTTTAGACAAAGCAATCACTTGGtactaataaaaaataaatatcacAATAATGTGTAAAGTCATTGAAGTGCTTTGAATAGAAATGTACATTCTAGGATCTTCCTCTCATCCTAGTGTATATTCATAAATCATATACATTTCCTGAGTGTGACCATTCTAGAATTTAGAGGTAAATCTGGATATTCTATTATTTCACTTCATCCAGAATCTCCAGACACCTCCTGAGCCACTGTCTGAAGGTCTGGAAGGGCAGAGTGGGTTTGGGACAGTAGGGCTCGGAGTCTGACTAGGAGATAGTGGGCTGTCCAGGGCTAGCTGTTCCCCCCTTCTCTATCCATCGCAGCAAGGTTTGAGAGAGACGAGATATACAGTgcgtttggaaagtattcagaacccttgacttttcccacattttgttatgttacagccttattcaaaaatggatgaaatagttttttccccctcatcaaactacacacaataccccataaaaaaactgaaatatcacatttacataagtattcagactatttactcagtactttgttgaagcacctttggcaatggttacaaccttgagtcttcttgggtaggatgctacaagcttggcacacctgtatttggggagtttctcgcattcttttctgcagatcctctcaatctctgtcaggttggatggacagcattgctgcacagcttttttcaggtctctccagagatgtttgggttcaagtccggtctctggctgggccactcaaggacattcagagacttgtcccgaagccactcctgcgttgtcttggctgtatgcctagggtctttgtcctgttggaaggtgaaccgtcgccccagtctgtggtcctgagcgctttggagcaggttttcatcaaggatctcactgtaTTTTGCGCCGTTCTTCTTTGCctcaaccctgactagtctcccagctctactgctgaaaaacattcccacagcatgatactgccaccatcatgctgctgccaccatgcttcaccatagggatgatgccaggttttctccagatgtgacatttggcattcagaccaaagagttcaatcctggtttcatcagaccagagagtcttgtttctcatggtgcatggtctttaggtgcattttggcaaactccaagtgggctgtcatgtgccttttactgaggagaggcttctgtctggccactaccataaaggccagattggtggagtgctgcagagatggttgtgcttctggaaggatctcccatctccacataggaactctaGAGCACTGtcaagagtgaccatcaggttcttggtcacctccctgaccaaggcccttcaccctcgattggtcagtttggccaggcagctagGAAATGTCTTCCtggatccaaacttcttccatttaacccccatgttgtgtttgtttcatgttaattaactctgtgttaatatatatatattatcaccTTATGTTGTGTTAGATCGttttatcaacttaagttcttgtgaacattacaagttttgaacttGTTTTAGCTATTTATgacctgtaggcctcattgacctgagctcatacaacttgTTTTTGAGTAAAaaaagcataatgtatggattattttgactattacaaatactcagatgaaacatattgtgctatttatcacatACTACTTTGTGTAAGTTTAACAAGGACTCAAAGATTATGATCAAGaacctcacatacagtatatcgtttGGTCATTATGCTGCCACAaaatgaattgtgagcaaggcctcaaaaaagctttatatatACCAGAGCTGCAAGAAAAGTttgatatattattgaaacaatgttgcaattgtttgtgagaatgccaacaggtgtggttcccgtggaggaaagattctattggggaaaggttccagtggaggttgccatggaagccaagaaggggagtgaggtgtgtgtgtgctcaaacacacatgcatgtgggggtctgggagaggaagtgtgtccatctgatgaattggcatgtgcctgaactctattttatacactaattgtagtgtcacccattcatttctaatgaccggtcatttttgaatgggaacaccacaggtgtaaaaaagttaaataaaacacccaaaatgtatcatccaaatgtattttgtgtgttcagatgccctgtgtggacaaagttATGGAACCTTgtgacaatcagattaaattaacTACAGTTTTCATAGAGAAAACTTCCAATTTTACAGGAACACAGCAGGAGgattaagaatgatgaaggccactgtgttcttgaggaccttcaatgctgcagaaatttgttggtacccttccccagatctgtgcttcgacacaattctgtctcggaggtctatggacaatttcttcgatctcatggcttggtttttgctatgacatgcactgttaactatcaacatttctaaaaacctgttttgctttgtcaatatggggtattgtgtgtagat
The Oncorhynchus nerka isolate Pitt River linkage group LG28, Oner_Uvic_2.0, whole genome shotgun sequence genome window above contains:
- the LOC115115470 gene encoding monocarboxylate transporter 7-like isoform X2 — translated: MSKTNPGDLHSPVVLRDQSTKESHAPSMTVWGSRLKRCMGPIVYTAPPDGGWGWVVAVSFFLVEVFTYGVIKSLGIFLQDLMGEFGESNSRVSWIISICVFVMAFTAPLASVMTNRFGFQTVVMIGGLLVSIGTIASGFTKSINEMYITIGLVAGLGYCLTFLPTITLLSQYFSHRRSLVTAVASTGESFSVFALAPAFSALRDCIGWRYTLVVIGALQGIIIICGVLLRPIIIRPGPATETETDGLADKELKALNTEEEYYSKERLYIKGSSYAKDGSYTLQSDSKLAHHYSLSSGESVNSAVQSPHHQVLEDGSKAGEEIEEEASSQRCLGSKKKEMEKDEEKEEKQTQTLSPQKLLDFSMLREGSFICYALFGLFATLGFFAPQLYIIELSVNRGVMRHRAAHMLSAMAFAEIFGRLSIGWVLGRKLFRGRKPLVLLGCVVLLCLVLVAFTLVWEFWGLAVCCGFYGFFIGTVSSTHIPMLAEEDVVGIERMSSAVGVYVFIQSFAGLAGPPLGGVLVDLTQNYGSAFYSCAVGMSLGAVFLGLVRPAKRGLLCCSTTRPQSISYYSNNMKCSETRLYSRRGHQNLPEPMQVGPGNPVPQREGKEAQDRDSPQDFLEVNLDMDQKTLLKKANR
- the LOC115115470 gene encoding monocarboxylate transporter 7-like isoform X1 — protein: MNRPVLNVVGGHFSPANYKHHLLYFSMNCYTFSKSDSLPTFPTESHAPSMTVWGSRLKRCMGPIVYTAPPDGGWGWVVAVSFFLVEVFTYGVIKSLGIFLQDLMGEFGESNSRVSWIISICVFVMAFTAPLASVMTNRFGFQTVVMIGGLLVSIGTIASGFTKSINEMYITIGLVAGLGYCLTFLPTITLLSQYFSHRRSLVTAVASTGESFSVFALAPAFSALRDCIGWRYTLVVIGALQGIIIICGVLLRPIIIRPGPATETETDGLADKELKALNTEEEYYSKERLYIKGSSYAKDGSYTLQSDSKLAHHYSLSSGESVNSAVQSPHHQVLEDGSKAGEEIEEEASSQRCLGSKKKEMEKDEEKEEKQTQTLSPQKLLDFSMLREGSFICYALFGLFATLGFFAPQLYIIELSVNRGVMRHRAAHMLSAMAFAEIFGRLSIGWVLGRKLFRGRKPLVLLGCVVLLCLVLVAFTLVWEFWGLAVCCGFYGFFIGTVSSTHIPMLAEEDVVGIERMSSAVGVYVFIQSFAGLAGPPLGGVLVDLTQNYGSAFYSCAVGMSLGAVFLGLVRPAKRGLLCCSTTRPQSISYYSNNMKCSETRLYSRRGHQNLPEPMQVGPGNPVPQREGKEAQDRDSPQDFLEVNLDMDQKTLLKKANR
- the LOC115115470 gene encoding monocarboxylate transporter 7-like isoform X3; protein product: MTVWGSRLKRCMGPIVYTAPPDGGWGWVVAVSFFLVEVFTYGVIKSLGIFLQDLMGEFGESNSRVSWIISICVFVMAFTAPLASVMTNRFGFQTVVMIGGLLVSIGTIASGFTKSINEMYITIGLVAGLGYCLTFLPTITLLSQYFSHRRSLVTAVASTGESFSVFALAPAFSALRDCIGWRYTLVVIGALQGIIIICGVLLRPIIIRPGPATETETDGLADKELKALNTEEEYYSKERLYIKGSSYAKDGSYTLQSDSKLAHHYSLSSGESVNSAVQSPHHQVLEDGSKAGEEIEEEASSQRCLGSKKKEMEKDEEKEEKQTQTLSPQKLLDFSMLREGSFICYALFGLFATLGFFAPQLYIIELSVNRGVMRHRAAHMLSAMAFAEIFGRLSIGWVLGRKLFRGRKPLVLLGCVVLLCLVLVAFTLVWEFWGLAVCCGFYGFFIGTVSSTHIPMLAEEDVVGIERMSSAVGVYVFIQSFAGLAGPPLGGVLVDLTQNYGSAFYSCAVGMSLGAVFLGLVRPAKRGLLCCSTTRPQSISYYSNNMKCSETRLYSRRGHQNLPEPMQVGPGNPVPQREGKEAQDRDSPQDFLEVNLDMDQKTLLKKANR